One region of Streptomyces sp. CG4 genomic DNA includes:
- a CDS encoding bifunctional adenosylcobinamide kinase/adenosylcobinamide-phosphate guanylyltransferase: protein MEVTLLGTGAPAGLPRPDCPCAACATALGPDARAATAVLVDGTLLLDLTPGVAFAAARAGHSLGGVRQVLLSHPHDGPAVEVPAGLPQPVRVPDGRELALLTGHRVRAVAMDSGGTGYAVTGPDGQRLLYLPPGGAPAGLETGTAESYHLVLADVVARPDALARLRAVDSVGPTTDVVAVHLDHDVPPGAELRRRLAAAGARVVPDGTTLAVGAYEDVPDVPRRTLVLGGARSGKSVEAEQRLESFPDVLYVATGGTRGGDSEWAERVAVHRERRPGSWRTAETTDLVPLLREDGPPLLIDCLSLWLTDVMDSVGAWDDAEWAGGGEKALRERVRELAEAVRGTRRTVVAVSNEVGSGIVPATASGRRYRDELGRLNTAFGAECEQVLLVVAGQALVLRG, encoded by the coding sequence GTGGAAGTGACTCTGCTCGGTACCGGCGCCCCGGCCGGACTGCCTCGCCCCGACTGCCCCTGTGCCGCCTGCGCGACCGCGCTGGGGCCGGACGCCCGGGCGGCGACGGCCGTGCTGGTGGACGGGACGCTGCTGCTCGACCTGACGCCGGGCGTGGCGTTCGCGGCGGCGCGGGCGGGGCATTCGCTGGGCGGGGTACGGCAGGTGCTGCTGTCGCATCCGCACGACGGGCCGGCGGTGGAGGTGCCGGCCGGGCTGCCGCAGCCCGTGCGGGTGCCGGACGGGCGGGAGTTGGCGCTGCTGACGGGGCATCGGGTACGGGCCGTGGCGATGGACTCGGGCGGCACCGGGTACGCGGTGACCGGGCCGGACGGGCAGCGGCTGCTGTATCTTCCGCCGGGCGGGGCGCCGGCCGGTCTGGAGACGGGGACGGCGGAGTCGTACCACCTGGTCCTCGCGGACGTCGTGGCCCGCCCGGACGCGCTGGCCCGGCTGCGCGCGGTCGACTCGGTGGGCCCCACGACGGACGTGGTCGCCGTCCATCTCGACCACGACGTGCCGCCGGGCGCGGAGTTGCGGCGCCGGCTGGCGGCGGCCGGGGCGCGGGTGGTGCCGGACGGTACGACGCTGGCGGTCGGCGCGTACGAGGACGTGCCGGACGTGCCGCGCCGGACGCTGGTGCTGGGCGGGGCGCGCTCGGGCAAGTCGGTGGAGGCCGAGCAGCGGCTGGAGTCCTTCCCCGACGTGCTGTACGTGGCGACCGGCGGGACGCGGGGCGGGGACAGCGAGTGGGCGGAGCGGGTGGCCGTGCACCGGGAGCGGCGGCCGGGGTCGTGGCGTACGGCGGAGACGACGGATCTGGTGCCGCTGTTGCGGGAGGACGGGCCGCCGTTGCTGATCGACTGTCTGTCGCTGTGGCTGACGGACGTCATGGACTCCGTGGGGGCGTGGGACGACGCGGAGTGGGCGGGCGGCGGTGAGAAGGCGTTGCGGGAGCGGGTGCGGGAGTTGGCCGAGGCCGTGCGGGGTACGCGGCGGACCGTTGTCGCCGTGTCCAACGAGGTGGGGTCGGGGATCGTGCCGGCGACCGCGTCCGGGCGGCGGTACCGGGATGAACTGGGTCGGCTGAACACGGCGTTCGGAGCGGAGTGCGAGCAGGTCCTGCTGGTGGTGGCCGGGCAGGCGTTGGTGCTGCGGGGCTGA
- a CDS encoding efflux RND transporter permease subunit, producing the protein MSWLSRFSLRQRALTGLMSLVALVFGLIAIPQIKQQLLPTINLPMVSVIAPYQGASPDVVEKQVVEPIENNLQGVSGVKGVTSTASEGNAVIMASFDYGNDTKQIVSDVQQAVNRARNQLPSGVDPQVVSGSTDDMPTVVLAVTSDKDQQALSDQLAKTVVPTLKDISGVGRVQVTGVRDLQVTVTPDDARLARAGLTSAALGQALQAGGATVPAGSFDENGVSRTVQVGGGFTSLRQIQDLMVTGESGEKPVRLGDVATVKEQPAPADSITRTDGRPSLAVNVTMDHDGSAVTISGAVKDKLPDLREQLGSGAKLTVVSDQGPAVSKSIKGLTTEGALGLLFAVLVILVFLASIRSTLVTAVSIPLSVVLALIVLWARGLSLNMLTLGALTIAIGRVVDDSIVVLENIKRHLGYGEERKDAILNAVREVAGAVTSSTLTTVAVFLPIGLVGGMVGALFGSFSITVTAALLASLLVSLTVVPVLSYWFLRAPKGTPGDAAEARRRAEEKEANSRLQRAYVPVLRFATRRRLTSVLLAIVVLVVTFGMGGLLKTNFFDQGEQEVLTVKQELKPGTGLAETDKQAKRVEQLLAATDGVKDYQVTVGSSGFMAAFGGSTQTNQASYQVMLKDSKSYDKVQKHLEDGLKKLQGIGTTTVSAGDGFGNQNLSVVVKASDPQALSTAADEVRSTVAGLDGVTDVTSDLATSVPRISVKANAKAAAAGFDDQKLGAAVAQAVRGTTAAKAILDDTERDVVVRSAEPATTLAQLKALRLGPVKLGDIATVRLVDGPVSLTRIDGRRAATITAKPTGDNTGAISTELQSKIKALKLPTGAKAEIGGVTSDQNDAFKNLGLAMLAAIAIVFMLLVATFRSLAQPLILLVSIPFAATGAIGLLVATGTPMGVPAMIGMLMLIGIVVTNAIVLIDLINQYRGQGYGVVEAVIEGGRHRLRPILMTALATIFALLPMALGVTGEGGFIAQPLAVVVIGGLITSTLLTLLLVPTLYAMLELRKERRAKKRAAKQQARESEAREPAGV; encoded by the coding sequence ATGTCCTGGCTGTCGAGATTCAGCCTCCGGCAACGGGCCCTGACAGGCCTGATGTCCCTCGTCGCGCTCGTCTTCGGACTGATCGCGATACCCCAGATCAAGCAGCAGCTGCTGCCCACCATCAACCTGCCCATGGTGTCGGTGATCGCGCCGTACCAGGGCGCCTCGCCCGACGTGGTCGAGAAGCAGGTCGTCGAACCGATCGAGAACAACCTCCAGGGCGTCTCCGGCGTCAAGGGCGTCACCTCGACCGCCAGTGAGGGCAACGCCGTGATCATGGCGTCCTTCGACTACGGCAACGACACCAAGCAGATCGTCTCCGACGTCCAGCAGGCCGTGAACCGGGCCCGCAACCAGCTCCCGTCCGGCGTCGATCCGCAGGTCGTCTCCGGCTCGACCGACGACATGCCGACGGTGGTCCTCGCCGTCACCTCCGACAAGGACCAGCAGGCCCTCTCCGACCAGCTGGCCAAGACCGTCGTACCGACGCTGAAGGACATCTCCGGTGTCGGCCGCGTCCAGGTCACCGGCGTCCGCGACCTCCAGGTCACGGTCACCCCGGACGATGCGAGGCTCGCGCGGGCCGGACTCACCTCCGCCGCGCTCGGGCAGGCCCTGCAGGCGGGCGGCGCGACCGTCCCGGCCGGCTCCTTCGACGAGAACGGCGTGAGCCGCACCGTCCAGGTCGGCGGCGGCTTCACCTCGCTCCGGCAGATCCAGGACCTGATGGTCACCGGCGAGAGCGGGGAGAAGCCCGTACGCCTCGGTGACGTGGCCACCGTGAAGGAGCAGCCGGCCCCGGCCGACTCCATCACCCGCACCGACGGCCGGCCCAGCCTCGCCGTCAACGTGACGATGGACCACGACGGCAGCGCGGTCACCATCTCCGGCGCGGTCAAGGACAAGCTGCCCGACCTGCGCGAGCAGCTCGGCTCCGGCGCGAAGCTCACGGTCGTCAGCGACCAGGGCCCGGCCGTCTCGAAGTCCATCAAGGGCCTGACCACCGAGGGCGCGCTCGGCCTGCTCTTCGCCGTCCTGGTCATCCTGGTCTTCCTGGCGTCGATCCGCTCGACGCTGGTCACGGCCGTCTCCATCCCGCTGTCCGTCGTCCTCGCCCTGATCGTGCTGTGGGCGCGCGGCCTGTCGTTGAACATGCTCACGCTCGGCGCGCTGACCATCGCCATCGGCCGTGTCGTCGACGACTCGATCGTGGTCCTGGAGAACATCAAGCGGCACCTCGGCTACGGCGAGGAGCGCAAGGACGCGATCCTGAACGCCGTGCGCGAGGTGGCCGGCGCGGTCACCTCCTCCACCCTCACCACGGTCGCCGTGTTCCTGCCGATCGGCCTGGTCGGCGGCATGGTGGGCGCCCTGTTCGGCTCGTTCAGCATCACGGTGACGGCGGCCCTGCTGGCCTCCCTGCTGGTGTCGCTGACGGTCGTCCCGGTCCTGTCGTACTGGTTCCTGCGCGCCCCGAAGGGCACCCCCGGGGACGCGGCCGAGGCCCGCCGGCGGGCCGAGGAGAAGGAGGCGAACAGCCGCCTCCAGCGTGCCTACGTCCCCGTCCTGCGCTTCGCCACGCGCCGCCGCCTCACCAGCGTGCTGCTCGCGATCGTGGTCCTCGTCGTCACGTTCGGCATGGGCGGCCTGCTGAAGACGAACTTCTTCGACCAGGGCGAGCAGGAGGTCCTCACCGTCAAGCAGGAGCTGAAGCCCGGCACCGGCCTCGCCGAGACGGACAAGCAGGCCAAGCGGGTGGAGCAGCTCCTGGCCGCCACCGACGGCGTCAAGGACTACCAGGTCACCGTCGGCTCCTCCGGCTTCATGGCGGCCTTCGGCGGCAGCACCCAGACCAACCAGGCGTCGTACCAGGTGATGCTGAAGGACTCGAAGTCGTACGACAAGGTGCAGAAGCACCTGGAGGACGGCCTGAAGAAGCTCCAGGGCATCGGTACGACCACCGTGTCGGCCGGCGACGGCTTCGGCAACCAGAACCTGAGCGTGGTGGTCAAGGCGTCCGACCCGCAGGCGCTGAGCACGGCGGCGGACGAGGTCCGCTCCACGGTCGCAGGACTGGACGGCGTCACGGACGTCACCAGCGACCTCGCGACCAGCGTGCCCCGGATCTCGGTCAAGGCCAACGCCAAGGCGGCCGCGGCCGGGTTCGACGACCAGAAGCTGGGCGCCGCGGTCGCCCAGGCCGTGCGCGGTACGACGGCGGCGAAGGCGATCCTCGACGACACCGAGCGCGATGTCGTGGTGCGGTCGGCGGAGCCCGCGACCACCCTGGCCCAGCTGAAGGCGCTGCGCCTCGGCCCGGTGAAGCTGGGCGACATCGCCACGGTGCGGCTGGTGGACGGCCCGGTGTCGCTGACCCGGATCGACGGCCGGCGGGCCGCGACCATCACGGCCAAGCCGACCGGCGACAACACGGGCGCGATCAGCACCGAGCTCCAGTCGAAGATCAAGGCGCTGAAGCTGCCGACGGGCGCGAAGGCCGAGATCGGCGGCGTCACGTCGGACCAGAACGACGCGTTCAAGAACCTGGGCCTGGCCATGCTGGCGGCGATCGCGATCGTCTTCATGCTGCTGGTCGCGACCTTCCGTTCGCTGGCCCAGCCGCTGATCCTGCTGGTCTCCATCCCGTTCGCGGCGACGGGCGCGATCGGCCTGCTGGTCGCCACCGGCACCCCGATGGGCGTCCCGGCGATGATCGGCATGCTGATGCTGATCGGCATCGTGGTGACCAACGCGATCGTGCTGATCGACCTGATCAACCAGTACCGCGGGCAGGGCTACGGCGTGGTCGAGGCCGTGATCGAGGGCGGCCGGCACCGGCTGCGCCCGATCCTCATGACGGCCCTGGCGACGATCTTCGCCCTGCTCCCGATGGCGCTGGGCGTCACCGGCGAGGGCGGCTTCATCGCCCAGCCCCTCGCGGTGGTCGTCATCGGCGGCCTGATCACGTCGACCCTGCTGACCCTGCTCCTGGTCCCGACGCTCTACGCGATGCTGGAGCTCCGCAAGGAGCGCCGCGCCAAGAAGCGGGCGGCGAAGCAGCAGGCCCGCGAGTCCGAGGCGCGGGAACCGGCCGGCGTCTGA
- a CDS encoding histidine kinase, with the protein MSTLDRARCSLKAHPSALDAAIAAGVLVCMVAGSFVIPRGNNGVTWGVRTPDGQGLLLMALAAAALVFRRRAPKPVLAATGTLSVIESVTGDPRAPVAMSAVVALYTVAATTDRTTTWRVGLLTMTVLTAAAMLGGPLPWYAQENLGVLAWTGIGATAGDAVRSRRAVVQAIRERAERAERTREEEARRRVAEERLRIARDLHDVVAHHIALVNVQAGVAAHVMDKRPDQAKEALAHVREASRSALDELRATVGLLRQSGDPEAPTEPAPGLSRLEELAATFRNAGLPVAVARADQGTELPAAVDLAAYRIIQEALTNAQKHAGPDARAEVSVVRVGPNIEVTVLDDGAGAAGVPGAGGGHGLLGMRERVTALGGTLTTGPRYGGGFRVHAILPLKTRSETRTTAPGETA; encoded by the coding sequence GTGAGCACTCTCGACCGCGCCCGCTGCAGCCTCAAGGCCCACCCCTCGGCCCTGGACGCGGCCATCGCCGCAGGTGTGCTGGTGTGCATGGTCGCCGGATCCTTCGTGATCCCCCGCGGGAACAACGGCGTCACCTGGGGCGTCCGCACCCCGGACGGCCAAGGCCTGCTCCTCATGGCCCTGGCCGCGGCCGCCCTCGTCTTCCGCCGCCGCGCCCCGAAGCCGGTCCTCGCCGCCACCGGCACCCTCTCCGTCATCGAGTCCGTCACCGGTGACCCCCGCGCCCCGGTCGCGATGTCCGCCGTCGTCGCCCTGTACACCGTCGCCGCGACCACCGACCGCACCACCACCTGGCGCGTCGGCCTGCTCACCATGACCGTGCTGACGGCCGCCGCCATGCTCGGCGGCCCCCTGCCCTGGTACGCGCAGGAGAACCTCGGCGTGCTCGCCTGGACCGGCATCGGCGCCACCGCCGGGGACGCCGTGCGCAGCCGGCGCGCGGTCGTCCAGGCCATCCGGGAGCGGGCCGAGCGAGCCGAACGCACCCGCGAGGAGGAGGCCCGCCGCCGGGTCGCCGAGGAGCGGCTGCGGATCGCCCGCGATCTGCACGATGTCGTCGCCCACCACATCGCCCTGGTGAATGTGCAGGCCGGGGTCGCCGCGCATGTCATGGACAAGCGGCCCGACCAGGCCAAGGAGGCCCTGGCGCACGTACGCGAGGCCAGCCGCTCCGCCCTCGACGAGCTGCGCGCCACCGTCGGCCTGCTCCGCCAGTCCGGCGACCCCGAGGCCCCGACCGAACCCGCCCCCGGCCTGAGCCGCCTTGAGGAGCTGGCCGCCACCTTCCGCAACGCGGGCCTGCCAGTGGCGGTGGCCCGCGCCGACCAGGGCACCGAACTGCCCGCCGCCGTCGACCTCGCCGCGTACCGGATCATCCAGGAGGCCCTGACGAACGCCCAGAAACACGCGGGGCCCGACGCCAGGGCCGAGGTCAGCGTCGTACGCGTGGGGCCGAACATCGAGGTCACCGTCCTGGACGACGGCGCGGGCGCGGCCGGTGTGCCCGGGGCCGGCGGCGGGCACGGACTGCTCGGCATGCGCGAGCGGGTCACCGCCCTCGGCGGCACCCTGACCACCGGACCCCGCTACGGCGGCGGCTTCCGCGTCCATGCGATCCTGCCCCTCAAGACCCGAAGCGAGACCCGTACGACGGCCCCGGGGGAGACCGCATGA
- a CDS encoding response regulator transcription factor — MTIRVLLADDQALLRSAFRVLVDSEPDMEVVGEASDGAEAVRLAKEQGADVVLMDIRMPGTDGLAATRMISEDPSLAQVRVVILTTFEVDDYVVQALRAGASGFLGKGSEPEELLNAIRLAAGGEALLSPTATKGLIARFLAQGDGDDGRDPARSERLGALTGREREVLVQVAGGHSNDEIAERLAVSPLTVKTHVNRAMAKLGARDRAQLVVIAYESGLVRPRTD; from the coding sequence ATGACGATCCGTGTCCTGCTCGCCGACGACCAGGCACTGCTGCGCAGCGCGTTCCGGGTGCTGGTCGACTCCGAGCCCGACATGGAGGTCGTCGGGGAGGCCTCCGACGGGGCCGAGGCGGTCCGGCTGGCGAAGGAGCAGGGCGCCGACGTCGTCCTCATGGACATCCGCATGCCGGGCACGGACGGGCTCGCCGCGACCCGGATGATCAGCGAGGATCCCTCCCTCGCCCAGGTCCGCGTGGTCATCCTGACCACCTTCGAGGTCGACGACTACGTCGTCCAGGCGCTGCGCGCGGGCGCCTCCGGCTTCCTCGGCAAGGGCAGCGAACCGGAGGAGCTGCTGAACGCCATCCGCCTCGCCGCGGGCGGCGAGGCGCTGTTGTCACCCACCGCCACCAAAGGGCTGATCGCCCGCTTCCTCGCCCAGGGGGACGGCGACGACGGCCGTGACCCGGCCCGCTCCGAGCGGCTCGGCGCGCTCACCGGCCGCGAGCGCGAGGTGCTCGTCCAGGTCGCCGGCGGGCACTCCAACGACGAGATCGCCGAGCGGCTCGCGGTCAGCCCGCTCACGGTGAAGACGCACGTCAACCGGGCCATGGCCAAGCTGGGCGCGCGCGACCGGGCGCAGCTCGTCGTGATCGCGTACGAGTCGGGGCTGGTCCGGCCGAGGACGGACTGA
- a CDS encoding methyltransferase domain-containing protein → MARQLDEQIAGRFPVGQRLRVLDVGMGQGTQALRLARLGHQVTGVEQDPTMIAAAREALAAQPEGIRERVRLVQGDGRDTGVHFLPGGFDVVLCHGVLMYVEEPDPLLAGLARMLAPGGLLSLLVRNGDALALRPGLSGDWSGALDSFDTTAYRNRLGLDVRADRLATLTATLAGIAAPLHAWYGVRVFTDTAADDAPIPDDLETLLAAEERAGRTDPYRGVAALLHLCGVRG, encoded by the coding sequence GTGGCCCGGCAGCTCGACGAGCAGATAGCCGGGCGGTTCCCGGTCGGGCAGCGGCTGCGGGTGCTCGACGTGGGCATGGGCCAGGGCACGCAGGCGCTGCGGCTGGCCCGGCTCGGCCATCAGGTGACCGGGGTCGAGCAGGACCCGACGATGATCGCCGCCGCGCGTGAGGCGCTGGCCGCGCAGCCGGAGGGCATCCGCGAGCGGGTGCGGCTGGTGCAGGGCGACGGGCGCGACACCGGTGTGCACTTTCTGCCGGGCGGTTTCGACGTGGTGCTGTGCCACGGTGTGCTGATGTACGTCGAGGAGCCGGACCCGCTGCTGGCGGGCCTGGCCCGGATGCTCGCGCCCGGCGGGCTGCTGTCCCTCCTGGTCCGCAACGGCGACGCGCTCGCCCTGCGGCCGGGCCTGTCCGGGGACTGGTCGGGCGCCCTGGACTCCTTCGACACCACCGCCTATCGCAACCGCCTCGGCCTGGACGTACGAGCCGACCGGCTGGCCACCCTCACCGCCACGCTCGCCGGGATCGCCGCCCCGCTGCACGCCTGGTACGGCGTGCGGGTCTTCACGGACACCGCCGCGGACGACGCGCCGATCCCGGACGACCTGGAGACGCTGCTGGCCGCCGAGGAGCGGGCCGGCCGCACCGATCCCTACCGCGGAGTGGCGGCACTGCTCCACCTGTGCGGCGTACGAGGCTGA
- a CDS encoding S1C family serine protease has translation MDASRTRALGGAIAAAALVCCAVLVAGCSRSAAPAPQDTGTATTARAAVPMAANDLQSDYLKVIKEVLPSVVQIQARHDLGSGVVYDGKGHIVTNAHVVQSEKTFRVTTANSEEPLTAHLVYSYPEQDLAVIKLDKVPAGLKAATFGDSEKVQVGQIVLAMGSPLGLSSSVTQGIVSATGRTVSEVGGGTGATLANLVQTSAPINPGNSGGALVNLDGQVIGIPTLAAADPNLGGSAAPGIGFAIPASMVKTIAGQIVKEGKVVDSGRAALGVTARTVVDDRYQPAGVAVVSVRSGGPAAKAGLRPGDIITRLGNERISTVTSLSETLAADRPGQKTTVRYQRAGAEKSATVTLGEQ, from the coding sequence ATGGACGCTTCCCGTACCCGCGCCCTCGGCGGGGCCATCGCCGCCGCTGCTCTCGTGTGCTGCGCCGTCCTCGTCGCCGGCTGCTCCCGCTCCGCCGCGCCGGCCCCGCAGGACACCGGCACCGCGACGACCGCGCGGGCGGCCGTGCCGATGGCCGCGAACGATCTGCAGAGCGACTACCTGAAGGTCATCAAGGAGGTCCTGCCGTCGGTCGTGCAGATCCAGGCGCGCCACGACCTGGGCTCCGGGGTGGTGTACGACGGCAAGGGACACATCGTCACCAACGCGCATGTGGTCCAGTCGGAGAAGACCTTCAGGGTGACCACGGCCAACAGCGAGGAGCCGCTCACCGCGCACCTGGTGTACTCCTACCCCGAGCAGGACCTGGCCGTGATCAAGCTGGACAAGGTGCCGGCCGGGCTGAAGGCGGCGACGTTCGGGGACTCCGAGAAGGTGCAGGTCGGCCAGATCGTGCTGGCCATGGGCTCACCGCTGGGGCTGTCGTCCAGCGTGACCCAGGGCATCGTCTCGGCGACCGGGCGGACCGTCAGCGAGGTGGGCGGCGGTACGGGCGCGACCCTCGCGAATCTGGTGCAGACCTCGGCTCCCATCAACCCCGGCAACAGCGGCGGCGCCCTGGTCAACCTGGACGGGCAGGTCATCGGCATCCCGACGCTCGCCGCCGCCGACCCCAACCTCGGGGGCAGCGCGGCGCCCGGCATCGGGTTCGCCATCCCGGCGTCGATGGTGAAGACGATCGCCGGCCAGATCGTGAAGGAAGGCAAGGTCGTCGACTCGGGCCGGGCCGCACTCGGCGTCACCGCGCGGACGGTGGTGGACGACCGCTACCAGCCCGCCGGGGTGGCGGTGGTCAGCGTCCGGAGCGGCGGCCCGGCCGCCAAGGCGGGCCTGCGGCCGGGCGACATCATCACGAGGCTGGGGAACGAGCGGATCAGCACCGTCACCTCCCTCTCGGAGACGCTGGCTGCGGACCGGCCGGGCCAGAAGACGACGGTGAGGTACCAGCGCGCCGGCGCCGAGAAGTCGGCGACGGTGACGCTGGGCGAGCAGTGA
- a CDS encoding PspA/IM30 family protein: MSGVMKRMGMIFRAKANKALDRAEDPRETLDYSYQKQLELLQKVRRGVADVATSRKRLELQLNQLQQQSTKLEDQGRKALALGREDLAREALSRRAALQQQVTDLETQHSTLQGEEEKLTLAAQRLQAKVDAFRTKKETIKATYTAAQAQTRIGEAFSGISEEMGDVGLAIQRAEDKTAQLQARAGAIDELLASGALDDPTGMAKDDLTAELDRISGGTDVELELQRMKAELAGGSPQQAIEGGTAQGQPQQQPKDTPRFDKQ; the protein is encoded by the coding sequence ATGAGCGGTGTCATGAAGCGTATGGGGATGATCTTCCGCGCGAAGGCGAACAAAGCCCTTGACCGGGCCGAGGACCCGCGCGAGACCCTCGATTACTCGTACCAGAAGCAGCTGGAGCTGCTGCAGAAGGTGCGCCGCGGGGTCGCCGACGTGGCGACCAGCCGCAAGCGCCTGGAACTCCAGCTCAACCAGTTGCAGCAGCAGTCCACCAAGCTGGAGGACCAGGGCCGCAAGGCGCTCGCGCTCGGCCGCGAGGACCTGGCCCGCGAGGCGCTGTCCCGGCGCGCCGCCCTCCAGCAGCAGGTCACCGACCTCGAGACGCAGCACTCCACCCTCCAGGGCGAGGAGGAGAAGCTCACCCTCGCGGCCCAGCGCCTGCAGGCCAAGGTGGACGCGTTCCGCACGAAGAAGGAGACCATCAAGGCCACCTACACCGCCGCCCAGGCCCAGACCCGGATCGGCGAGGCCTTCTCCGGCATCTCCGAGGAGATGGGCGACGTCGGCCTCGCCATCCAGCGCGCCGAGGACAAGACCGCCCAGCTCCAGGCCCGGGCCGGCGCCATCGACGAGCTGCTCGCCTCCGGCGCCCTGGACGACCCGACCGGCATGGCCAAGGACGACCTGACGGCCGAGCTGGACCGCATCTCCGGTGGTACGGATGTAGAGCTGGAGCTGCAGCGCATGAAGGCCGAGCTGGCCGGAGGTTCCCCGCAGCAGGCCATCGAGGGCGGCACCGCCCAGGGGCAGCCCCAGCAGCAGCCGAAGGACACCCCGCGCTTCGACAAGCAGTAG
- a CDS encoding DUF3043 domain-containing protein: protein MFRSRAKDEKAPTDKTPVGLSKQPRDPQAPKGRPTPKRSEAQTQRRSVANTPTNRKEAAKRQREERRQALERQRQALASGDERYLPARDKGPVRRFARDWVDSRFNVAEFFLPLAVVILVLSVVRVPAIQSIALLLWLVVIVLIVADAAFSGFRLKKRLKEKFPGQNTRGAVAYALMRSLQMRRLRLPKPQVKRGERP, encoded by the coding sequence GTGTTCCGTAGCCGTGCCAAGGACGAGAAGGCTCCCACCGACAAGACGCCGGTAGGCCTCTCCAAGCAGCCCCGTGACCCGCAGGCCCCGAAGGGCAGGCCCACGCCCAAGCGCAGTGAGGCCCAGACCCAGCGGCGCAGCGTGGCCAACACGCCGACCAACCGCAAGGAGGCCGCCAAGCGCCAGCGCGAGGAGCGGCGCCAGGCCCTGGAGCGGCAGCGCCAGGCGCTGGCCAGCGGTGACGAGCGCTATCTGCCCGCCCGGGACAAGGGCCCGGTCCGCAGGTTCGCCCGTGACTGGGTGGACTCGCGGTTCAACGTCGCCGAGTTCTTCCTGCCGCTCGCCGTGGTGATCCTCGTGCTGAGCGTGGTGCGGGTGCCGGCGATCCAGTCGATCGCGCTGCTGCTGTGGCTGGTGGTGATCGTGCTGATCGTGGCGGACGCGGCGTTCAGCGGCTTCCGCCTGAAGAAGCGCCTCAAGGAGAAGTTCCCCGGGCAGAACACGCGTGGCGCGGTCGCCTACGCCCTGATGCGGTCCCTGCAGATGCGCCGGCTCCGGCTGCCGAAGCCGCAGGTCAAGCGCGGAGAGCGGCCCTGA
- a CDS encoding class I SAM-dependent methyltransferase has product MSTSPASTPKTLTRSLDPFLEPRRENCPWCGSARLRTRVRASDPLRHRPGRFVVDQCRDCAHAFQNPRLTAEGLAFYHRDFYVRHLEEFTARVVSDGAVRRRHRAAAHKLSALSEAESWLDVGTGHAGFPAAAKEFFPYTSFDGLDPTARVQQAQLEERVEEAHRGYLATPGTAARLRGRYDVVSMFRHLEHTPDPRAELRAALTVLRPGGHLVLEVADPRCAFAALLGRWWLPWGQPRHLHLMPLANLRAELEGLGCAILVTDRHAPHIPYDLSGALALASAPHPLLTLAAEPLLAAASALDHVLAPFVRRTPFSNAYRLVARKAVR; this is encoded by the coding sequence ATGTCGACCTCGCCCGCCAGCACCCCGAAGACCCTCACGCGGTCCTTGGACCCGTTTCTCGAACCGCGCCGCGAGAACTGCCCCTGGTGCGGCTCCGCCCGGCTGCGCACCCGGGTACGGGCGAGCGATCCGCTGCGCCACCGGCCGGGCCGGTTCGTCGTCGACCAGTGCCGTGACTGCGCCCACGCCTTCCAGAACCCCCGCCTCACGGCGGAGGGGCTCGCCTTCTACCACCGGGACTTCTACGTACGGCACCTGGAGGAATTCACCGCCCGCGTCGTGTCCGACGGCGCGGTCCGGCGCCGGCACCGTGCCGCCGCCCACAAGCTGTCGGCGCTGTCCGAGGCGGAGAGCTGGCTGGACGTGGGCACCGGCCACGCCGGCTTTCCCGCGGCGGCGAAGGAGTTCTTCCCGTACACGAGCTTCGACGGGCTGGACCCGACGGCCCGGGTGCAGCAGGCACAACTGGAGGAGCGGGTCGAGGAGGCGCACCGCGGCTACCTCGCCACCCCCGGGACGGCGGCCCGGCTGCGCGGCCGCTACGACGTGGTCAGCATGTTCCGCCACCTGGAGCACACGCCCGACCCGCGCGCCGAGCTCCGCGCGGCGCTCACCGTCCTGCGCCCCGGCGGCCACCTGGTCCTGGAAGTCGCCGACCCGCGCTGCGCGTTCGCCGCGCTGCTCGGCCGATGGTGGCTCCCCTGGGGCCAGCCCCGCCACCTCCACCTGATGCCCCTGGCCAATCTGCGCGCGGAACTAGAGGGGCTCGGCTGCGCGATCCTCGTCACGGACCGCCACGCCCCGCACATCCCCTACGACCTCTCGGGCGCCCTCGCCCTGGCCTCGGCCCCCCATCCCCTCCTGACACTCGCCGCGGAGCCTCTCTTGGCCGCGGCCTCGGCCCTCGACCACGTCCTGGCGCCGTTCGTCCGCCGCACGCCCTTTTCCAACGCGTACCGGCTCGTGGCCCGCAAGGCCGTCCGCTGA